The Lutra lutra chromosome 15, mLutLut1.2, whole genome shotgun sequence genome includes a region encoding these proteins:
- the SLAMF1 gene encoding signaling lymphocytic activation molecule isoform X1, whose amino-acid sequence MDPKRLLSLNFLLFLSLAFELSCGTGESLLNCPEIPGQLGSSVLLSLASGGISKSMNKSVHVLVTRAESPGNSVKKKIASLDLPEGGSPRYLENGYTFHLENLSLGILESRKENEGWYFMTLEENFSVRHFCLQLKLYEQVSTPEIKVLNLTQGDGNCSLILACDVEKGDYVVYNWSEEVATDPLTPDNNSTHLLHLNLGPQNVNNVYVCTVSNPISSRSQTFTPKSQCWSESLESTQWGLYAGLFIGGIVGVVLILKVVILLLRRRGKANQYQPAMEAKSLTIYAQVQKSGSVQKKPDPLPAQDACTTIYVAAAEPVPDPVQESNSITVYASVTLPES is encoded by the exons GTGAGAGCTTGCTGAACTGCCCAGAGATACCTGGGCAATTGGGAAGCAGTGTGCTGCTGTCCTTGGCATCCGGAGGCATAAGTAAGAGCATGAACAAGAGTGTCCACGTCCTTGTCACCAGAGCAGAATCACCAGGAAACAGTGTCAAGAAGAAAATAGCTTCCCTGGATCTGCCCGAAGGGGGGTCTCCACGCTATCTGGAAAATGGCTATACCTTTCATCTGGAAAACCTGAGTCTGGGGATCctggaaagcaggaaggaaaatgaGGGCTGGTACTTCATGACCCTGGAGGAGAACTTTTCAGTTCGACACTTTTGTCTGCAGCTGAAGCTCTATG AGCAGGTCTCCACTCCGGAAATTAAGGTGTTGAACTTGACCCAGGGGGATGGGAACTGCAGCTTGATACTGGCCTGCGACGTGGAGAAGGGGGACTATGTGGTTTACAACTGGAGTGAGGAAGTGGCTACTGACCCACTGACCCCAGACAACAACAGTACTCACCTCCTGCATCTCAACCTTGGCCCTCAGAATGTCAACAACGTCTACGTCTGCACTGTGAGCAACCCCATCAGCAGCCGCTCACAGACCTTCACCCCGAAGTCCCAGTGCTGGTCAGAATCTTTAG aatcaaCACAATGGGGACTTTATGCTGGGCTGTTCATAGGGGGCATCGTTGGTGTCGTCTTGATTCTCAAGGTGGTAATATTGCTGTTGAGAAGAAGAG GTAAAGCAAATCAATACCAGCCAGCAATGGAAGCAAAAAGCCTTACTATTTATGCCCAAGTCCAGAAATCAGGG TCTGTTCAGAAGAAACCCGATCCCCTGCCAGCTCAGGACGCCTGCACCACCATTTACGTCGCTGCTGCAGAACCTGTCCCAGACCCTGTCCAG GAATCAAATTCCATCACAGTCTATGCCAGTGTGACACTTCCTGAGAGCTGA
- the SLAMF1 gene encoding signaling lymphocytic activation molecule isoform X2, whose product MDPKRLLSLNFLLFLSLAFELSCGTGESLLNCPEIPGQLGSSVLLSLASGGISKSMNKSVHVLVTRAESPGNSVKKKIASLDLPEGGSPRYLENGYTFHLENLSLGILESRKENEGWYFMTLEENFSVRHFCLQLKLYEQVSTPEIKVLNLTQGDGNCSLILACDVEKGDYVVYNWSEEVATDPLTPDNNSTHLLHLNLGPQNVNNVYVCTVSNPISSRSQTFTPKSQCWSESLGKANQYQPAMEAKSLTIYAQVQKSGSVQKKPDPLPAQDACTTIYVAAAEPVPDPVQESNSITVYASVTLPES is encoded by the exons GTGAGAGCTTGCTGAACTGCCCAGAGATACCTGGGCAATTGGGAAGCAGTGTGCTGCTGTCCTTGGCATCCGGAGGCATAAGTAAGAGCATGAACAAGAGTGTCCACGTCCTTGTCACCAGAGCAGAATCACCAGGAAACAGTGTCAAGAAGAAAATAGCTTCCCTGGATCTGCCCGAAGGGGGGTCTCCACGCTATCTGGAAAATGGCTATACCTTTCATCTGGAAAACCTGAGTCTGGGGATCctggaaagcaggaaggaaaatgaGGGCTGGTACTTCATGACCCTGGAGGAGAACTTTTCAGTTCGACACTTTTGTCTGCAGCTGAAGCTCTATG AGCAGGTCTCCACTCCGGAAATTAAGGTGTTGAACTTGACCCAGGGGGATGGGAACTGCAGCTTGATACTGGCCTGCGACGTGGAGAAGGGGGACTATGTGGTTTACAACTGGAGTGAGGAAGTGGCTACTGACCCACTGACCCCAGACAACAACAGTACTCACCTCCTGCATCTCAACCTTGGCCCTCAGAATGTCAACAACGTCTACGTCTGCACTGTGAGCAACCCCATCAGCAGCCGCTCACAGACCTTCACCCCGAAGTCCCAGTGCTGGTCAGAATCTTTAG GTAAAGCAAATCAATACCAGCCAGCAATGGAAGCAAAAAGCCTTACTATTTATGCCCAAGTCCAGAAATCAGGG TCTGTTCAGAAGAAACCCGATCCCCTGCCAGCTCAGGACGCCTGCACCACCATTTACGTCGCTGCTGCAGAACCTGTCCCAGACCCTGTCCAG GAATCAAATTCCATCACAGTCTATGCCAGTGTGACACTTCCTGAGAGCTGA